A window of bacterium contains these coding sequences:
- a CDS encoding tyrosine-type recombinase/integrase — MGFPAFFNPLNRACKTRFPPPPPPPHFACSHSTAYASTGASVCCVDGLIAHAEDSALSDNTRKTYNTGWNSWACWAEKNGELSSKPTVKSIRRWLATLYMEGKKPATLRTYLAAVAHRLNDRRGPNPARHYRVRLVLSGLARRAAQQGVTTRQAAPLRLEHIQQIIDAAPTPRRNQPGGRAETPEQAQKRACADIAMVFVAHNALLRCDELLSLTWADVEIPQDGGLPTIRIRRSKTDQHAKGAAVPISQHAAQALNRIKLPNARPRDRIFDFSPSTARRRIKTAAKAAGINPAGISTHSPRIGMAQDLAAADTDIGGIMLAGRWKTPVTAARYIRYLAAQHTPAAQHLETLLAA, encoded by the coding sequence TTGGGTTTCCCGGCTTTTTTTAATCCATTAAACCGGGCTTGCAAAACCCGGTTTCCCCCCCCCCCCCCCCCCCCCCACTTCGCATGTTCGCATAGCACCGCATACGCCAGCACCGGCGCATCTGTTTGCTGTGTTGACGGGCTGATAGCCCACGCCGAAGATTCGGCGCTGTCTGACAACACTCGAAAGACCTACAACACCGGTTGGAATAGCTGGGCCTGTTGGGCGGAGAAAAACGGCGAGCTGAGTTCCAAGCCCACCGTCAAGAGCATCCGGCGCTGGCTCGCCACCCTCTACATGGAGGGGAAGAAGCCCGCCACGCTGCGCACCTACCTCGCCGCCGTCGCCCACCGCCTTAATGACCGCCGCGGCCCCAACCCCGCCCGTCACTACCGAGTGCGGCTGGTCTTGTCCGGGCTCGCCCGCCGCGCCGCCCAACAAGGCGTCACCACCCGCCAAGCCGCCCCGCTGCGCCTGGAGCACATACAACAGATCATCGATGCCGCCCCCACACCGAGGCGCAACCAGCCCGGCGGGCGGGCGGAAACCCCCGAACAAGCACAAAAGCGCGCCTGCGCCGACATCGCCATGGTCTTCGTCGCCCACAACGCACTGCTGCGCTGCGACGAACTCCTCTCCCTCACCTGGGCTGACGTCGAAATCCCCCAAGACGGCGGACTCCCCACCATACGGATCCGCCGCTCCAAGACCGATCAGCACGCCAAAGGCGCGGCCGTCCCCATATCCCAACACGCCGCCCAGGCCCTCAACCGCATCAAATTGCCAAACGCCCGTCCCCGCGACCGCATATTCGACTTCTCGCCCAGCACCGCCCGCCGCCGCATCAAAACAGCAGCAAAAGCCGCCGGCATCAACCCCGCCGGCATCTCCACCCACTCACCCCGCATCGGCATGGCCCAAGACCTCGCCGCCGCAGACACCGACATCGGCGGCATCATGCTCGCTGGCCGATGGAAAACCCCCGTAACCGCCGCCCGCTACATCCGATACCTTGCAGCCCAACACACACCCGCCGCCCAACACCTCGAGACCCTGCTTGCCGCGTAG
- a CDS encoding RpiB/LacA/LacB family sugar-phosphate isomerase has protein sequence MRIAFGTDEPTALTGTIKQHLADGGHNVVAAAPEGAPWPDVGRAVGEAVVDDRADIGVVCCWTGTGVSMAANKVSGVRAALCTDAETARGARRWNDANVLAMSLRLVSSEVAAEMLDAFVATEPDPGESSEIAKLS, from the coding sequence ATGCGCATTGCGTTCGGAACCGATGAGCCCACGGCCCTGACGGGCACCATCAAGCAGCACTTGGCCGACGGAGGACACAACGTGGTGGCCGCCGCCCCGGAGGGAGCACCGTGGCCTGATGTGGGCCGAGCGGTGGGCGAGGCGGTGGTCGACGACCGCGCCGACATCGGGGTGGTGTGCTGCTGGACGGGAACCGGGGTGTCGATGGCGGCCAACAAGGTCTCCGGCGTGCGGGCCGCACTGTGTACCGACGCGGAGACTGCCCGGGGCGCCCGCCGTTGGAACGACGCCAATGTGCTGGCCATGAGCCTGCGCCTGGTGTCCTCCGAAGTGGCCGCCGAGATGCTCGACGCCTTCGTAGCCACCGAGCCCGACCCCGGCGAGTCCTCCGAGATCGCCAAGCTCTCTTAG
- a CDS encoding LLM class flavin-dependent oxidoreductase has translation MRVRIGFGVGGATASGDPEVFGAVVDSLERLGFDSLWVAERASGPALDPVVAMTFAAARTTQLKFGPSVMVLPGRNPVLLAKAIASLDRISNGRLLPAFGLGVADAAKHQAFGVARMDRAAWFNEALPLMRRLWTEDVVEHHGPRFHLDAARVDIKPVQQPLDVWMGGIAPSELRRVGRLSDGWLPSFVTPDDVRDGIATIEQHADEAGREIDPEHYGALLTYTDGPLPDRFLELIKLRQPDKNPGDLVASSGKELRSRIEAFIETGASKFVVMPMGEPPDWEEEIKALADDLLPLQD, from the coding sequence ATGCGAGTCCGAATCGGTTTCGGCGTGGGAGGCGCGACGGCCTCGGGCGATCCCGAGGTCTTCGGCGCAGTGGTTGACAGCCTGGAGCGGCTGGGGTTCGATTCGCTGTGGGTGGCCGAGCGGGCCAGCGGGCCAGCGCTCGATCCGGTGGTGGCCATGACCTTCGCGGCCGCTAGAACCACCCAGCTCAAGTTCGGGCCCAGCGTGATGGTGCTGCCCGGCCGAAACCCGGTGCTCTTGGCCAAGGCCATAGCCAGCCTCGATCGCATCTCCAACGGGCGGCTGCTTCCCGCATTCGGGCTCGGCGTGGCCGATGCTGCCAAGCACCAGGCCTTCGGAGTGGCCCGCATGGACCGGGCGGCCTGGTTCAACGAAGCCCTGCCGCTCATGCGCCGGCTGTGGACCGAGGACGTGGTCGAGCACCATGGCCCCCGCTTCCATCTGGACGCCGCCCGGGTGGACATCAAACCGGTCCAGCAGCCCCTGGACGTGTGGATGGGGGGCATTGCCCCCTCGGAACTCCGCCGGGTCGGCCGGCTGAGCGACGGCTGGCTGCCGTCCTTCGTCACCCCCGACGACGTGCGCGACGGGATTGCCACCATTGAGCAGCACGCCGATGAGGCAGGACGGGAAATCGACCCCGAGCACTACGGGGCGCTGTTGACCTATACCGACGGCCCGCTGCCCGACCGGTTCCTCGAACTCATCAAGCTGCGTCAGCCCGACAAGAACCCCGGCGACCTGGTGGCATCGAGCGGAAAGGAGCTGCGGTCCAGGATCGAGGCGTTCATCGAGACCGGCGCCTCCAAGTTCGTGGTCATGCCGATGGGGGAGCCACCGGACTGGGAGGAAGAGATCAAAGCCCTGGCCGACGACTTGCTCCCGTTGCAGGACTAG
- a CDS encoding cystathionine gamma-synthase, with protein sequence MSGSASGDWGFDTRAIHVGQEPDEATGAITVPIHLATTFVQTAPGQHRGFEYARTSNPTRVALEQCVAGLEGADHGMAFASGMAAEDAVVGMMRPGDHVVLGTDAYGGTFRLIDRVYGERGIEWSAVDLADLDALGGAIRPETRQVWVETPTNPMLTVVDIAAVADVAHASGVDVVVDNTFATPYLQNPLDLGADAVVHSSTKYLGGHSDVVGGFIAVNRDDLAERLTFVQNAVGAVPSPFDCYLLLRGVKTLGVRMDRHCDNAQAVAEFLAGHPAIDRVLFPGLPDHPGFEVAARQMRRPGGMVSFIHGGGEAAAVAAVSATRVFRLAESLGAVESLIEQPSTMTHMSVADSPLAVDPGLVRLSVGIETIDDLLGDLEQALG encoded by the coding sequence ATGAGCGGTTCCGCTTCCGGCGATTGGGGTTTCGACACCCGGGCCATCCACGTCGGCCAGGAGCCCGACGAGGCCACCGGCGCCATCACCGTGCCCATCCATTTGGCCACCACGTTCGTGCAGACTGCACCGGGCCAGCATCGGGGCTTCGAGTACGCCCGCACATCCAACCCCACCCGAGTGGCGTTGGAACAGTGCGTGGCCGGCTTGGAGGGAGCCGACCACGGCATGGCCTTCGCCAGCGGAATGGCCGCCGAAGACGCGGTGGTGGGCATGATGCGCCCCGGCGACCACGTGGTTCTGGGAACCGACGCCTACGGGGGCACGTTCCGCCTCATCGACCGGGTGTACGGCGAGCGGGGTATCGAGTGGTCGGCGGTGGACTTGGCCGACCTTGATGCCTTGGGAGGAGCCATCCGCCCTGAGACCCGCCAGGTGTGGGTGGAGACGCCTACCAATCCCATGCTGACGGTGGTAGACATCGCTGCGGTGGCCGATGTGGCCCACGCTTCGGGGGTTGACGTGGTGGTGGACAACACCTTCGCCACCCCGTACCTCCAGAACCCGCTCGATCTGGGGGCCGATGCGGTGGTGCACTCCAGCACCAAGTACCTGGGCGGTCACTCCGACGTGGTGGGCGGATTCATCGCGGTCAACCGGGACGATCTGGCCGAGCGGCTGACCTTTGTCCAAAACGCCGTGGGGGCAGTGCCCAGCCCGTTCGACTGCTACTTGCTGCTGCGGGGGGTCAAGACCCTGGGAGTGCGCATGGACCGCCACTGCGACAACGCCCAGGCGGTGGCCGAGTTCTTGGCCGGCCATCCCGCCATCGACCGGGTGCTGTTTCCTGGCCTGCCCGACCACCCGGGATTTGAGGTGGCCGCTCGGCAGATGCGCCGCCCCGGCGGGATGGTGTCGTTCATCCATGGCGGGGGAGAGGCCGCCGCGGTGGCCGCGGTGAGCGCCACTCGAGTGTTCCGGCTGGCCGAGTCGCTGGGCGCGGTGGAGTCGCTCATTGAGCAGCCGTCCACCATGACCCACATGTCGGTGGCCGACTCTCCACTGGCGGTGGACCCCGGCTTGGTGCGCTTGTCGGTGGGCATCGAGACGATCGACGACCTATTGGGCGACCTGGAGCAGGCCTTGGGCTAG
- a CDS encoding cystathionine beta-synthase gives MEVADSILDLVGNTPLVRMPRIADGVSCEVLAKLEMLNPGGSVKDRPAVAMIDAAEQEGLLKPGGTIIEPTSGNTGVGLALVAAQRDYRCIFVMTDKVSDEKVQLLRAYGAEVIVCPVAVDPEDPESYYSTAERLVAETPGAYRPNQYFNQVNPLSHELTTGPELWKQTGGRITHFVAGAGTGGTLNGVGRFLKRQNPEIQIVAGDPEGSVFSGGSGRPYLVEGIGEDFWPETYDPDVVDRMIPISDQDSFDMARLVTRKEGLLIGGSGGTAVCAALEVAEDCGPEDVVVVLLPDAGRGYLSKVFNDDWMASYGFLIREHPCVKDVLDAKEGALPPLVYVFPDDPVSAAVTQMRDHGVSQLPVAKGEMPLAAAEVMGAVHELQLMELAFNGDLLGQPVESVMSRPLEQIGIGESVALAVTKLERSPALLVLDGGRPRAVMTSTDVLSFLSSGSSEPNP, from the coding sequence GTGGAAGTCGCTGACTCGATCCTCGATCTCGTCGGGAACACGCCGCTGGTGCGGATGCCGCGCATTGCCGACGGGGTGTCGTGTGAGGTGTTGGCCAAACTGGAGATGCTGAACCCCGGCGGGAGCGTGAAAGACCGCCCCGCGGTGGCCATGATCGACGCGGCCGAGCAGGAGGGACTGCTGAAGCCGGGCGGCACCATCATCGAGCCGACCTCGGGGAACACCGGAGTGGGCTTGGCTCTGGTGGCCGCCCAGCGGGACTACCGCTGCATTTTCGTGATGACCGACAAGGTGAGCGACGAAAAGGTGCAGTTGCTTCGGGCTTATGGGGCCGAGGTGATCGTGTGCCCGGTGGCGGTGGATCCCGAAGACCCTGAGTCGTACTACTCCACTGCGGAGCGCCTGGTGGCCGAGACTCCCGGCGCCTACCGGCCCAACCAATATTTCAACCAGGTGAATCCCCTTTCGCACGAGCTGACCACGGGCCCGGAGCTGTGGAAGCAGACTGGGGGCAGGATCACGCATTTTGTGGCCGGAGCAGGCACCGGGGGCACGCTCAACGGCGTGGGGCGCTTTCTCAAGCGGCAGAATCCCGAAATCCAGATCGTGGCCGGTGACCCGGAGGGCTCGGTGTTCAGCGGCGGGTCGGGCCGGCCCTATCTGGTGGAGGGGATCGGCGAAGACTTCTGGCCCGAGACCTACGACCCCGACGTGGTCGACCGGATGATACCGATCTCCGACCAGGATTCCTTCGACATGGCCCGGCTGGTGACCCGGAAAGAGGGACTGCTCATCGGCGGATCAGGGGGTACCGCGGTATGCGCTGCTTTGGAGGTGGCCGAGGACTGCGGGCCGGAGGATGTGGTGGTGGTGCTTTTGCCCGATGCCGGCCGGGGCTATCTGTCGAAGGTGTTCAACGACGATTGGATGGCGTCGTACGGCTTCTTGATCAGAGAGCACCCCTGCGTCAAGGACGTGCTCGACGCCAAGGAGGGGGCACTGCCGCCGCTGGTGTACGTCTTCCCCGACGACCCGGTGAGTGCGGCGGTGACCCAGATGCGAGACCACGGAGTCAGCCAGCTACCGGTGGCCAAGGGGGAAATGCCCTTGGCTGCCGCTGAGGTCATGGGGGCGGTACACGAGCTTCAGCTCATGGAATTGGCCTTCAACGGCGACCTTTTGGGCCAGCCGGTGGAGAGCGTGATGAGCCGTCCGCTAGAGCAGATCGGAATCGGCGAATCGGTGGCGTTGGCGGTGACCAAGCTGGAGAGGTCTCCGGCCTTGCTGGTGCTCGACGGCGGTCGCCCCCGGGCGGTGATGACCAGCACCGACGTGCTCAGCTTCCTGTCGTCGGGCTCGTCGGAACCGAACCCATGA
- a CDS encoding D-isomer specific 2-hydroxyacid dehydrogenase family protein, whose product MDRPRIAVEPDCWRRPALVDAVIAGGGRVTTPAESEALVWAEPAAPDLLPGVLEDGPGIEWVQLPYAGIENLTDLLDHDHLWTCGKGVYAEPVAEHVLMLALAGLRAMGSYARARSWSPPEGRNLLGGRVTVLGGGGITESLVRLLGPWDCRVTVLRRHPVPMDGVDRVVGPECLHDALRDADVVVVALSLTPETTGIIDAAALDAMAPYAWLINVGRGGHVVTNDLVEALTAGAIGGAALDVTEPEPLPDGHPLWEMENCIITPHVGNTPEMGLKLLARRVTENVRRYIAGEDLLGPVDVDLGY is encoded by the coding sequence ATGGACCGGCCAAGGATCGCAGTGGAGCCCGACTGCTGGCGCCGGCCAGCCCTGGTCGACGCGGTGATCGCCGGCGGCGGCCGGGTGACGACCCCCGCCGAGTCCGAGGCCCTGGTTTGGGCCGAGCCCGCCGCCCCCGATCTGCTGCCCGGTGTATTGGAGGATGGACCAGGCATCGAGTGGGTGCAGCTCCCCTACGCTGGCATAGAGAACTTGACCGATCTGCTCGACCACGACCACCTCTGGACCTGCGGCAAGGGGGTGTACGCCGAGCCGGTGGCCGAACACGTGCTGATGCTGGCCCTGGCCGGCCTGCGGGCCATGGGGAGCTACGCCCGTGCTCGCAGCTGGTCGCCCCCAGAGGGACGCAACCTGCTCGGCGGCCGGGTCACCGTGCTGGGCGGCGGGGGCATCACCGAGTCGCTGGTCAGGCTGCTGGGTCCGTGGGATTGCCGCGTGACCGTGCTGCGCCGCCACCCCGTGCCCATGGACGGCGTCGACCGGGTGGTCGGTCCCGAGTGCCTACACGACGCCCTGCGCGATGCCGATGTGGTGGTGGTGGCGCTGTCGCTGACCCCCGAGACCACCGGCATCATCGACGCCGCTGCGCTCGACGCCATGGCTCCCTATGCGTGGCTGATCAACGTGGGCCGCGGCGGCCACGTGGTCACCAACGATCTGGTGGAAGCACTGACCGCCGGCGCCATTGGCGGTGCTGCCCTAGACGTGACCGAACCCGAGCCGCTCCCAGACGGCCATCCCCTCTGGGAGATGGAGAACTGCATCATCACCCCCCATGTGGGAAACACCCCCGAGATGGGGCTGAAGCTGCTCGCTCGGCGGGTCACCGAGAACGTCCGCCGCTACATCGCGGGCGAGGACCTCCTGGGACCCGTAGACGTCGACCTGGGCTACTAG